In Zingiber officinale cultivar Zhangliang chromosome 9B, Zo_v1.1, whole genome shotgun sequence, the genomic window AGATTTGAACATCTGTGAAAAACCACAAGACCAAATCAGAGTTTAGATGTTTCCTCAAAGTTATAGATCAACAATTCAATCATTGCGATCATCCCCTCTCCTTGAACGATGATATTTGTTAAAAGTGTTACCTGGGTGGCCAACTTGGCATCTCCAAAGAAGACGACCTCTCTGCCAGATAAGAGGCAGAAGACCTTGCTGCCGGGCTGGTGGATGGATGAGACGATGATCTTGTTGCCATCCGCCGCGATGTGCTTTAGCGTCTGCACCATGAAGAAGGCGACGACGTTGTAGAGCCCGGTGGTGGGCTCGTCGAGGAAGAGGAGCAGCAGCTGCGTCAGGATCTCCAGCGCGATGCTCAGTCTCTTCTTCTCCGCGCCGCTGATCCCCCTCATGTGCCAGTTCCAGATCAACCGGTCTGCGCATTCCTGCAGCACCATCTCAAGGATCGTCACCTCCACCGCCTCCACCACCTCCACCACCTCCGACACCACTACCACCACTACCTCCCTCTTGTCTACAGCCGGAAGCCGAAGGTGGGCCGAGTAGGTGATGGTGTCTCGCACGGTGAATGTAAACATGTTCTCTTGCCTCACCTATACCTAGGAAAGGAAATGTCGCTCAACGTCGTTCGGCGAAGAGGAGTTCAGAGGAGAGGTTCGCTGGAGACGAGTTGGACGGAGAGGGCATGAgaccatcccctggtccgcaaattgcggaccagaAGATCCGGCCTCGAGAGGCATTCGGGAGATAAGTGGATGCCGAGTGAAATTTAGGATTTTTCTACTATTAACTTGATCCAACGGTTTATATCATTTCATATTTAGATGAGAACATGACAAGAGACGACGCTTTTTTAAAAACCGTTATTGTAGACATTAAAAAAaatgctaatagacaacgcttttcaaaaagcgttgtctttgacctaTACAAATTagtaatagacaacgatttttaaaagagcattgtctattagtaagaaaataaaaagatacATAATGTTTTTCACTAAAAGTGTTGTAAAAAAAGacacgttttttaaaaaaaatgttgtcttttaagtgtaaaatcctaattttcttgtagtgtaagtCAGGGGAGGGACTAGGAGAAACTCCATCGATCCTTCTACCTTGGTCCTCTGCTTGGTGTAAGATCCTATCATCGAGAATGCTTGGTCATTCAGCAAAGGGTGTTCGACACCTTGTTGTTATTGTTGCACCAACTTTTGTGCTCAGACGACCATGAGTAACTCCAGGTCCTCTTGCAATAAAGTAACTGTTTTGAAtcatccaacttcttccatctccaCATTTCATATTCAGGTGCAGTTATCACAGACgccgccaaatttgatcctgtctaaaatcaGGAAAGATGGCGTGCTAGCTAGGTGGAGTCGAAGTTGATCAAGTGAAGACTCCGAGCAAGAGGGACCTGGCGTCGAGATCAAACCTGCATgttaaagaaaacaaaagagaggAAAATGTCAGCGACCGGACCAGGGAGGGGTCCCCAGAGTtggcactccgacgctcaagtttgGCAGGAGATAGGGGAAAATAGAATGCGAAAAACAGTAGCAATGAACAGTGAGCTTTGAGTGAGTAGCGTTGGATAGCATACCTACACCGTTAGGAGGTCAATCCTTATATAATGCTAGTTTTCCTCTGATGCATTTCCAAAAAAGGACAGGTCATTCTGACATTCTGACAACTTTCTGAAGATGCTTTGTAAGGTAGAAGTTTTCACCATATGGATTGCACTGGGAATACCCCCCTGACAacgattacaaaaaaaaaatgctaaaaaTAAATATTAGGTCGTTGGGCATATAGGCCAGTAATACACTCCAATGATAGGTTGGTTGAGTCCCCTCTAATGTTCAATCGGATCTCATTCTCGGACAGAGTCGAGTCGGCTGGGGAATGTAGACCATCTTAGGGAATCGGTCTCCCAGAGGATTTGATTCTGAATTAAACTAAGACGACTTCTCTGAAGGCACCGATTGGCTTGTTGTTTAGCTTGTGACCAACTAGATTTTCTACTCAGCCTCTTGGATTGGCTTGCTGACCTGTCCTTGAGACCGCAGGGCCATTTACTCGATAATCAACTGCTGCTCCACCATATTTGCCACTCAGGCTTATATCAATAACTTCAGGTCCTCTTGTGTTAGCGTCACAGCGATGAGTCGTCCAGTGTCTTCCATCTTTTCATTTTGGATGCAGGTAAAGTTCTTACAGACGACGTCAAatatgatcttgtctgaaagtgGAGAAGacagaaagctggggatgtggctagAAGTTTGACATGGTGAAAACTCCACTCAGTCCTGCAACATAAAAGCGTCAGTGCTAGGCCAGGAATGAGTTCCCGACATTGgctctccgacgttcaagtcagtctccggcgatATGGAAAAAATAAAGAACGGTAGCTAAAGCATGTAGAAAAAGTTGttttatagtgtcactatagTATTCCTGCACGTATCTCAAAATGTAGGCACATTTTCCTAGGCATTCTAGGAAAAGACAAACCAAAAAGTATCTTTGACACAATTCCTTAAACAGTCATACACCTCTCTGACATGACAACCTAGAAGTTTCTAAAGTATGATTTGTTTGCTAGACATATTCTGTTGTCAGTGGTATAAACTACAAAAGGATACAATAAGATAGTTAGTGTGTCCTACTGTGGGTTGATCGATGTCCGCTCGGTTGTGCCCATAGGCTATGCTGGCTCGTTCCCTTGCTTCTCGAACTATCCTTAGTTGCTTTCATCTGACCGGCCATATTGCCTCGATCGACTAGAATGGCTCGTCATGGCCTGCCATCTGGAGGCTATGGCCGGCCGGCCTTCTTACCTGGACTATTGGCATCTTCCGCTCGCTCGCTTGTTCGGCAGTCCGATCTAGCCGGCCGGGCCTCTGACCATTCTTAACCATGACCTCCACGTCATTAAGTCTTCCTTACTTTGACCACCTTTAGTGAGCCCCCTTTTCATCATCGCATCACAAACTTATCATTTATTTATATTGAgtgaacattaaaaaaaaaactcttactAAATCAAACGGCAAGAGTCTTAGTATTAATAATATGAAACCAATTTAATTCAGGTGTTGAAAAAGTAATTGCTTTTGTAATATTAAttactaaatctaaattttaGTAAATCTATCATCCATTTTTATAAATAACAAATACGGTAACTCCTTAAACTAAAGTTAGTATACCGTTAAAATATTTTAGTTCCGAATTGAGGCGAATAGtattaagctcgagctcgagctcatttaagttatattcaaactcgagctcggctcaagctcgaatcaaacttttatcacaaggcttgaGCTCGGCTTGTTTTAGAATTACTAAGCTcgtgaacagttcgagctcggctcgttattagctcgattatcatagttagCAAGTCTAACTTGTTAAGAGAGCTTGAGCTCGTTTTCGAGCTAATTTTAGGGCTCGTTTTTGGGctcattttaaaactcattttccaAGCTTGTTAAGTGAGCTCGAAAactcatttgaataaatattcaacaaacctAACAACTAAAATCATATAAACTCCACACATCATTGAATATCCCAAATTATTACATTAAATTTCCAAACTCAACACACCATTGAATATGTTTGTGAGCCCTTTAATTGAGCCGAACTCGAGTTCACAAGCTTGTAAATGAACATGTTCTCAAGCCCGAGTTCACAagtctataaacgaacatgttctcgAGCCCTTTAAATGAGCCGAGCTCAAGCCCTTTAagtgagccgagctcgagcccgagctcgcgagcctataagcaaacatgttcgtgagctcacgagccgaatatccttaagctcgagctcggctcgataaaactatcgagctcgaaatcgagctcgagctcgaaatCAAGCTTGAGCTCGACTCGATAAGCTAAACGAACGAATTTGAACGAGTTTTTTACCGAATTGAACTTCGAATAATTTATGAatcatttggttcatttacattccTAGTTCCAATAATAGAAAAATgtgattatatttatttcaaaagtTTCTCATACCTCATCTCTAGATTATGTGAAAAAAGGTAACTCATAAGGTTAGCTTATAATTGACTATCCAAATGATTGAAAAgtgagagatttttttttcttcgagGACATACATCCGATGGAAATtattttacatccaaatacttttataaGATCTGCACTCTAAAACTAATCCGTATAAGAGTGTCGTCATGGGCTAAAAGTTCACTCTTTTTTATTTGCAGTTACTCGAACACCTTCTTGAAGATGACATTAACGGAACTtcttgtatcaacaaaagttcgatgTATATTATAATTGGCTGTAACAACCTTAATGATCAAAGTATCATCATGGTATACTTCCACTTCCTCTAATTCCTTAGGACCGAAGCTGATTTCTGATCCGTGTGCCATATCTTAGCTACACCTGACCATATGAATTTTCAATCGACGAGTGTATGACTTtctgacttggttaaagtctCCGTTGGTCGGGTAGCCTGCTATCATACCTATGCCCCCTAGAGTGACATTGTCACAATTATCTTCTTGTCGAGTTGGTTGACGTGGAGGCTTGACCGGGGCTTGAGACGGGGGTCAGTTGTTTCATTGCTGGAGCACCTGCTGGTTCTGATCGGCACCTCGGGGGGCCCCTTTTGATGTATTTCCAAAAAAAAACACCAGTCATTCTGATAACTTCCGGAAGATAAATCCATCATTTTTGTGCTTTGCATAGTAGAAGCTTTCACTATACGAATTACATAGGAAATATACCTCCGACTCTCTGACAACGGTTACAGAAAAcactaaaaaatatatattaggtCATTGGGATAATGGGCCGGTAATATGCTCCGATGGTAGACCGATCGAGTCCGCTCTAACATCTGATCAGACCTTGTTCTCGGACAAGGTCAAGTCGGTTGAGGAATGTAGATCCTGGGAGCTCGGCCTCCTCGAGGACTCGGTTTTTCTGAGGATTCGACCTCCCCAAGAACCCGGTCTCCCAGAGGATTTAGTTCTAAATTTAACTAAAATAGCTTGAGATTTAATCAAACCGAAAGGACTCAGGATCCAATCGGACAAGAAATCCGATCGGATAGACTTCTAGGCCAAGCCAGACGACCATGTTAACTCTAAGCGCTGCATCAATTAATCTTCTCGACTTTAACTCCAACATTAAGAGACCATACCTTATTCGTCGTATCAATTAACATTAACAAAAACTAAATACATTTCTTTAGGAATACTTCATCAACTCGGATCAAGCAAGCAGAAACATTAACGTCGCCACCAGTAATTAAGGATTTACTTAACTTAAACATAACCATGCATCAATTATTTAAACATTCAAGACACTTAAAATTACGGGGGTGGCAGTGCCACCATGGTCATTCCGGCGATGGAGCGCAAAGCTGGCTGCTCGCCACTTTGAGACAAGTGTTTCACGTTCGGAAGGGCAAAGTACACACCAATGGAAGAGAGATGAGTTGAGCTGGAGGTGCCGTGGAAGCCACGTAGCGAGTCGATGCCTTTGGTGTCGAATCTAAACAGCGTACCCGTTTCACGGCCGAAGGGGCCATAGGAAGCAGTTGTGGGACCACGCCCATGCAAGTAAGAGGCAGTAGAGAACTTAAGAGAACAGATGGTCATAGGGTCATCGCGGTTTACATATCCGTAGTGTCCGCTAATGGAAGTAATGTAATGCCCGGTACCAAACCTTATCTGCAAACACAACGTTTGAATTCAAAATATTAATGTTGTAAAGAAATCCTTGGAAAGAAATCTTCTAAAGAACGTAACCACTTCAGAATTCTCATGAGATAATTAAATGTACTGTGTGGGAAAGAAAGAACATGAACATAGAGAGCTACTTGATGTGCTGCTTGGTTTGAAGCTTGTCTACTTACAGACTCAAAAAAATCGCCATCGCCGCCGTGCCGTTCACCGAGTACCTCTTCACCATTTAGCTCGTAAACCATTTGTATAGAGTTGATGGAATATGCAGAATAACTAATGAGGATCTGCTTCACCCTGCCGTAGCATGGTTCATCCCACGCAGTATATAAACAGCTGCGTTCAAGATTCAAGTTTCCCCGTGGTCCCATCTTAACAAGAACGAGCTCGTTGTTTATGGTACGGCTCTGGGGCAATTTAAAATATAAGAAAGCAATTGAGAAAATAACAAGGAACGAAGGAGAAAAGGATCGGTATTGTATGCATGCTTGCTTTCGCTCATCTTTGGAACAGTATAACTTTCTCTTCTGATACTGATGCAGAAAGCTGTTTTTCTAGGTTTGGGATTTCTTGACTTATATAAAGTGCGGAAGGAATTTGAGAAGACGACGATCGATGTGCATATCGAGATCCTTGAATGCAGTGGAAGTCATGAGAAGACAAATGCATTATTGCAGATGATAAAAGCTATCTGTCCAAAGCGGGGTGTTTGAATGCATTTAAAAGTTATTGTAAATATAAGACAACCAATAGATCGATTAATAAACATTAATGTTGATTATGAAGGTATTAAAATTAATGcatttttaacattaaaataaGGATTTGTTTGATTTAAAATAAGAATATACCCGTTgatattttgtttaaatttagtcgagcatttttaatattattatttttatttttctgtaaaacatttctttttttgttattgaaaaagattttttttctttctgcaattaatttttttctatattaatagaaaatttcctaaatcctaatatatatataaataaataaataaataaatttttgagaTAATCATATATTCTAATCCCAAAAATGTTCAGTTAGATGCAATCTCAATTAAATTTATCACAAATGATTTTCTAATTAAACATGAACTATAGGTAAAAATATCACCTTGTCTTACTTCAGAGGAgaatatacaaaaataaataagaaggatttaattaaataaattaatcatatGTATTAAAATAAATAGGAGGTGTGATATAAAATGACTACAGAATTACAGTAATTAATTTGGATTAGATCTATCAAATTGATCTATCCGGTCAATTAATTTAAATACATTGGATTAGAATTTTATTAATCCAAATCTATTGCTCGATCCACCTAAGCTCACGACCTGCGTGAATCAACCTATGACAGACTTAGGTTGACCCGTGTGTTAAAAAATAcatataaatcaaattttatatcaatttattatctatttttagttacaattttaaaataaaaataatattttttataaaacataTTTATGTcggtttaaatttaaaataattatttctgGATATAATAAAATCATTCTAAAATAAAATGTAATAAAATctttctaaaataaaatattgaagatataaatttaaaaaaaaacatttaatgaGCCTATAGGTTGACTTATTTAACTCGTAATCCGTCCTAAATTAGATTGAATTAAGAATTTTTTAACTCCTCAAGATGACGAATCAACTTGTCACGTACCCTCAAATGATTAATTTGTCATGAACCGATCCGCTCCATCACGAATGGATCCGTTAAGACCTCTATTCAGAATGGTCGTAGTAGCCAGATATAGATTATTTATTTGGAAAATTTCATTACATCCCCCAAACTTTAACTACTTTTCAAAATGAACTCTAAAGTTCCAATATTCTCAAAATGCCCCcaaagttttgaaattttttattttaccctCCAACGGCAACGATAGTCGATAGACATTGTTAAGTTGCTTAATGGAAAGATGATGTAATGATTTTTAACTCCAAAATGATGCAATATGTTTGTCATTCCATTAAAAGACATTGATTTGGGCCTCACGCTCAAGATCTTGACGTAGATGCAGATGGCGACAAGGTAGTCGTCGGAGTAGCGACCATAAAAGTCACAAAGAATGATAGCAAGTCGAAGTTAAAGCAGAAGGGCAAGGGTTCTTTGCAGCCAAACGGACCATAGGTCAACTTTTGGTAGTGAATTTACTTGATCGTATTCAGGTGGGATCCTTTGGTCTACATTTTACGGACCAAAAGATGAATCACAAATGGTAATTGATCTATTTAGATGAATTTCACCTGTTTAATAGATGAGACCGGGTCTATTTAAATTGACCAATGAATAGAATGGTCCATCTTTGACCGCAAAGTACGGTCTAAGAATCCGCTCTCGACTTTATCGCCACTTCGTTGGTCGAACTCTTCGTAGCTAGATGAAAGATACTCATCTGGCTCACGAGTAATTTGAACAAGCAAATTTAGATCgttaataaagaaataaattaatGGTGATAAAGATATATATTGTTACCAAACAAAGATTTCTCACCGTTCTGTGTGTTACTAAAGAGCGTTAGTACCGAACCCCAGTGTTGGTCCTCCGACGTTAAGTCAATAATCGATTTCAAGAGGGGAATAGCAAGTAGAATAGTGGCAACAAACATGTAAAACTTGTAGTGTCAAGTACCTACGCCGGTAGATAGAGagcttttatagtgtcactgttgtGTCTATGCATAAATTTCGAAGCACTACCAAAAAAGGGTAACTCATAAAGTGACGTTGACATCTTTCATAAAATGAGCCTGCAAATCTCTGCGATTTGATAGGCTGGAAGCTTCGAGAATACTTTTTACCTGCAAAATATTCTTTGTCCTCCGTGATACAAAATACCAAAAGGAATACAAGTTCATTGGGTTAAAGAGCCCACTAAACGTTTATTTGATAACCTGACCGAGCCTTTCAAGTATCCAAACCGGCCCTTTCAtaccaaaaataattttgaatttagtttatCACGGACATAACAGTGATATTCGATGTCCCTCCACCCACTCGCCCCGCCAAACACAGTTACTTTCCAGTTCCAGATGCATTCACATGGTTCCTTTGTTCTTCAGCTACTTTACCATGTCGATAGAAAAGAATCTAAAGTACTCCTTTATGACATGGTATTTATACTGTTTTCAAGATCTATAAAAACAAAACAGTACATTTACTGAAACAGGAAAAGAACACCAAACCGCAGTGCTGTTTCTGGGATCGAATGGTCGACTGTGCCAATCGAGGCAGTGGCTTAGCTATTATGCTCTAACAAGTGTATATTGTGTAACTTACAAGGCCCATTAGTTACTATTACAGGTCCCCTTGTACTGAAGAGAATCAGATGTACAATatctgattgaaaaaaaaacaagcaGGATCAGTTCCGAGTCAGATATACATAAATCAATGGACGCGATAATGAGATGAATCTATTCGCTTGTCCATAATTTAACAACTGATCACTGCAAGTAGAGGAAATTCTTTAAACTCCTCTAATTTCTTCTAACATGTTTCTGTTCTTTCACAAGCCTTGCAATGGGCACATAACCTAGAAGATCACGGACACTATTTTCTGGCTGCCATATCGTAAAACTAGATCCTGCCATATATGGCACAGGCCAGTGGAACAGGCTTATGGAATGTTTCTTTATAGACAGAAGCAAATGATGCTGAGGGACATCGAATAGTGGTCTATCGATGATGTTCACACATCTGGCATGTCCTGGTGGATTTGGGGTTGGCATAGGTGCAGTGATCACAAGACCAGAGGTTGCTATCATCCATGCTGCGGCTGGGACCAGCTGATTTAGAGCTGTTTCCGGTGGCTTTGGACTTGCCTCCCTTTGCCTTCGAACCCAAACTCTTAGAGCTTGAACTCTTGCTGCAAGTGGCTTGGTTATTGGAAGAGCCAACATCCTTTAGACCAGTCTCCAAGGCTCGGACTAGATTCTCAAAGTAGTTGCGGGTCACACTAAGATCATGAGACAAAAAATGAATCTTACATCAAGAGGTCATGCAAGAagtaaaatataaaatgaaaacaGTACCATAAAATTAAGTGAATTAAGCAATGcacaaattataataaatttaacaaattcatgGAAAGGGATTTACAGGAAATCTTGGGATCTATTTCAGATCCATGTGGCACAGGCTAGGAGATGAGCTATATTGCATTGACCTATGATACATTGTTCTAATATTGTTGCAATCAGGATATGCAATGAATTTCTTCTACGCAACAATCCCATGCTCGCAAGACATGATGAATGAGGCAAGTATCACAAAATCTAACCACTTACAAGTAGACAACTTAAGTTTCACAATAGCTTATGCTATATaagaatatataaaaattttggaCCAATGCGGAACTCCAAATTCCCTATCATGCCAAATGAGGGTTAAAACAA contains:
- the LOC122022532 gene encoding ABC transporter G family member 12-like isoform X4, with translation MFTFTVRDTITYSAHLRLPAVDKREVVVVVVSEVVEVVEAVEVTILEMVLQECADRLIWNWHMRGISGAEKKRLSIALEILTQLLLLFLDEPTTGLYNVVAFFMVQTLKHIAADGNKIIVSSIHQPGSKVFCLLSGREVVFFGDAKLATQMFKSFLTFSPQSCSCLRLEIKRKR
- the LOC122022532 gene encoding ABC transporter G family member 13-like isoform X1, with translation MFTFTVRDTITYSAHLRLPAVDKREVVVVVVSEVVEVVEAVEVTILEMVLQECADRLIWNWHMRGISGAEKKRLSIALEILTQLLLLFLDEPTTGLYNVVAFFMVQTLKHIAADGNKIIVSSIHQPGSKVFCLLSGREVVFFGDAKLATQKVWTLWKPLECLRKNVRDYYIPQKREGKLKIEETKEDILTKALETEVSISLALRPTSYFVLFCFKFEYHYLL